In a single window of the Alphaproteobacteria bacterium LSUCC0684 genome:
- a CDS encoding cysteine synthase A yields MAKIYPGFLESIGDTPLIQLRGASKATGCMIYGKAEFMNPGGSVKDRAARGIIERAEESGELKPGGMIVEGTAGNTGISLAMCGNARGYTSVIVMPETQSQEKKDALRLLGVDLRLVPAVPYKNPDNYVRYSERLANELAAQHEGGVIWANQFDNIANQHGHYTSTGPEIWEQTGGRIDGFTCSVGSGGTIAGIGRYLKEQNPDITIALSDPEGSALFNHYAHGELKAEGNSVSEGIGQGRITGNLAMAPIDTQYRISDLEALPLIHDLLIHEGLLLGGSSAINVAGAIRLARDLGPGHTIVTILCDSGQRYQSKIWNPEFLREKSLPIPTWLE; encoded by the coding sequence ATGGCCAAGATATATCCCGGGTTTCTGGAAAGCATCGGCGACACCCCGCTGATCCAGCTGAGAGGTGCAAGCAAGGCGACCGGCTGCATGATCTACGGCAAGGCCGAGTTCATGAACCCAGGCGGATCGGTGAAAGACCGCGCCGCCCGCGGCATCATTGAGCGAGCCGAAGAAAGCGGTGAGCTGAAACCGGGCGGGATGATTGTCGAAGGCACGGCCGGAAATACCGGCATCAGCCTTGCCATGTGCGGCAATGCGCGGGGATATACATCCGTCATTGTCATGCCCGAAACCCAGAGCCAGGAAAAAAAGGACGCCTTGCGCCTGCTCGGGGTCGATCTTCGCCTCGTGCCAGCGGTTCCCTACAAGAATCCGGATAATTACGTCCGCTATTCCGAACGACTTGCCAATGAGCTGGCAGCGCAGCATGAAGGCGGCGTCATCTGGGCCAACCAGTTCGACAATATCGCCAACCAGCATGGTCATTATACTTCAACCGGACCGGAAATCTGGGAGCAGACCGGCGGCAGGATCGACGGGTTCACCTGTTCGGTCGGCTCCGGCGGCACGATTGCCGGTATCGGCCGCTACTTGAAGGAGCAAAACCCCGATATCACCATCGCGCTCAGTGATCCGGAAGGCTCGGCGCTCTTCAATCACTATGCCCATGGCGAGCTCAAGGCCGAAGGAAACTCGGTCAGTGAAGGGATCGGTCAGGGGCGCATCACCGGCAATCTCGCCATGGCGCCGATTGATACCCAATATCGCATAAGCGATCTTGAAGCCCTGCCGCTTATCCATGATTTGCTGATCCATGAAGGCCTGTTGCTTGGCGGCTCCAGTGCCATCAACGTCGCGGGGGCTATCCGGCTTGCGAGGGATCTCGGGCCCGGCCATACGATTGTCACCATTCTCTGCGACAGCGGCCAGCGGTATCAGTCGAAAATCTGGAATCCCGAATTCCTCCGGGAAAAAAGCCTTCCCATCCCCACCTGGCTGGAGTGA
- a CDS encoding sulfurtransferase has protein sequence MSPLISAHDAIKLLGQDGVVFLDASYHLPNSGRDPEAEYLERRIPGAIRFDINTIADPTAELPHTMPTAPVFQRHMRALGLRNEDTIIVYDDSPFYSSARAWYMLRYFGHGDVRVLNGGLTAWMKAGGATEHGSQIPSLMASQFTCDEPRGNDGVMMLGAMRRLVDVPAAQRKRQVVDARSRGRFAGTEDEPRPGLASGHMPGAINIPIGSLIDRDTGLIKDLPELEEIFSILDKDTPVVTTCGSGVTACGLALGLAMIGREDVAIYDGSWSEWGSRPDCPVEQ, from the coding sequence ATGAGCCCTCTTATTTCAGCACATGATGCGATCAAGCTTTTGGGTCAGGACGGCGTTGTCTTTCTTGATGCAAGCTATCATCTGCCCAATTCGGGCCGTGATCCGGAGGCCGAGTATCTCGAACGCCGCATCCCCGGCGCGATACGCTTTGATATCAACACGATCGCCGATCCCACCGCCGAGCTGCCCCATACGATGCCGACGGCGCCGGTATTCCAGCGTCATATGCGCGCACTCGGTCTCCGCAATGAAGATACCATCATTGTCTATGATGATTCGCCTTTCTATTCCTCGGCCCGGGCCTGGTACATGCTCCGGTATTTCGGCCATGGGGATGTGCGGGTGCTGAATGGCGGCCTCACCGCCTGGATGAAAGCGGGCGGCGCGACCGAGCATGGATCGCAAATCCCATCGCTTATGGCCAGCCAGTTTACCTGCGATGAGCCCAGAGGCAATGACGGCGTGATGATGCTCGGGGCGATGCGGCGACTTGTTGACGTGCCGGCGGCTCAACGCAAGCGGCAGGTTGTCGATGCCCGTTCGCGCGGCCGTTTTGCCGGTACCGAAGACGAACCACGGCCCGGGCTTGCTTCCGGCCACATGCCCGGGGCGATCAACATCCCCATCGGCAGCCTCATCGACCGTGACACCGGGCTGATCAAGGATCTTCCCGAACTTGAAGAGATTTTCAGCATTCTTGATAAAGACACACCTGTCGTGACCACCTGCGGTTCAGGGGTGACGGCCTGCGGGCTGGCGCTGGGGCTGGCCATGATCGGGCGTGAGGACGTGGCGATCTATGACGGCTCCTGGAGCGAATGGGGAAGCCGCCCGGATTGCCCGGTTGAGCAGTAA
- a CDS encoding IS1595 family transposase produces MRKSRLSRLKQTKLMEHYVAGTTARCAADLVGVNFKTAAYYFHRLREIIALETQNNDVLSGEFEVDESYFGGTRKGKRGRGSAGKVPVFGILKRGGKVYTQIIPDASGQTLIPIIEDRIMPDSIVYSDCWRGYNVLDVSEFKHYRINHSVLFADKKNHINGIENFWNQAKRHMRKFNGIPAKHFPLFLKECEWRFNNPSPQTQLKQVKQWVNKHMG; encoded by the coding sequence ATGAGAAAGAGCAGATTAAGCCGATTGAAGCAGACTAAATTGATGGAGCATTATGTTGCGGGAACGACGGCGAGATGTGCCGCTGATTTGGTGGGTGTAAACTTCAAAACAGCAGCATATTACTTTCATCGTCTGCGGGAAATCATCGCCCTTGAGACGCAAAATAACGATGTGCTTTCAGGTGAATTTGAGGTGGATGAGAGTTACTTTGGAGGCACACGTAAAGGCAAACGCGGGCGAGGTTCTGCGGGCAAAGTTCCTGTGTTTGGTATCCTCAAACGTGGCGGTAAGGTTTACACACAGATCATTCCAGATGCGTCAGGTCAAACGCTTATACCTATCATAGAAGATCGTATTATGCCTGATAGCATCGTATATTCAGATTGCTGGCGTGGATACAATGTCCTTGATGTATCTGAATTTAAGCATTACCGCATTAATCATTCAGTATTGTTTGCAGATAAGAAAAACCACATTAACGGCATTGAGAACTTCTGGAACCAGGCGAAACGGCATATGCGTAAATTTAACGGTATTCCTGCCAAGCATTTTCCGCTATTTTTAAAGGAGTGCGAGTGGCGATTCAACAACCCATCACCACAGACGCAATTAAAACAAGTCAAACAATGGGTTAACAAACATATGGGCTAG
- a CDS encoding amino acid ABC transporter ATP-binding protein, translating to MSKGEQSAIDRSRMTVSDEIVVSMKGVNKWFGHFHVLRDINLEVQKGERIVVCGPSGSGKSTLIRCLNRLEEHQQGDIHVHGIELNRDLKNIEEIRREVGMVFQHFNLFPHLTIMENCTLAPIWVRKMPKKEAEDIAMTFLERVKIPEQAFKYPGQLSGGQQQRVAIARALCMQPQLMLFDEPTSALDPEMIKEVLDTMVSLAEDGMTMICVTHEMGFARKVANRVIFMDEGQIIEQNEPEEFFNNPQSDRTQLFLSQILNH from the coding sequence ATGTCCAAAGGTGAACAATCAGCCATAGATCGCTCAAGAATGACGGTAAGCGATGAGATCGTCGTTTCCATGAAGGGGGTCAACAAGTGGTTTGGTCATTTTCATGTGCTGCGCGACATCAATCTCGAAGTTCAGAAGGGGGAGCGGATTGTTGTCTGCGGGCCCTCCGGTTCAGGCAAATCCACGCTGATCCGGTGTCTCAACCGGCTTGAGGAACATCAGCAGGGCGATATCCATGTCCACGGGATTGAGCTGAACAGAGACCTCAAGAACATTGAGGAAATCCGCCGTGAAGTCGGGATGGTCTTTCAGCATTTCAATCTCTTTCCCCATCTGACCATCATGGAAAACTGCACCCTGGCACCGATCTGGGTGCGCAAGATGCCCAAGAAAGAGGCCGAAGACATTGCCATGACCTTCCTTGAGCGGGTCAAGATACCGGAACAGGCGTTCAAATATCCGGGCCAGCTTTCCGGTGGCCAGCAGCAGCGCGTGGCGATTGCCCGCGCCCTGTGCATGCAGCCTCAACTCATGCTCTTTGATGAGCCGACGTCAGCCCTTGATCCGGAAATGATCAAGGAAGTGCTCGATACGATGGTCTCGCTTGCCGAGGATGGCATGACGATGATCTGCGTGACCCATGAAATGGGCTTTGCCCGCAAGGTCGCCAACCGGGTGATTTTCATGGATGAAGGCCAGATCATTGAGCAGAACGAGCCCGAGGAATTCTTCAACAACCCGCAGAGTGACCGGACCCAGCTGTTCCTCAGCCAAATCCTCAATCACTGA
- a CDS encoding FkbM family methyltransferase, translating into MAFIERFRDNYVSLDLIRVGGKGDGGYLIPDVRNDISHCFSPGVSDTANFEDELSKTNRIKSFMADASVDNSPLSNDDFNFIKKYLGNRSNGDFITLKDWMNDSLNGDENGLLLQMDIEGGEYDVLIYESAETLSRFSVMVIEFHSWQLIFQHHFLKMISSIFEKIFENFVICHVHPNNCCGIAEYEKIEVPRVLEITFIRKDLIDKFISSKKINLPHTLDQKNVKQNADIFMPVIWWKKD; encoded by the coding sequence ATGGCCTTTATTGAAAGGTTTAGAGATAACTATGTATCTCTAGACCTTATCAGAGTTGGGGGTAAAGGAGATGGTGGTTATTTAATTCCAGATGTTAGAAATGATATAAGCCATTGTTTCAGCCCAGGTGTATCTGACACCGCTAATTTTGAAGACGAATTAAGCAAAACTAATCGAATAAAATCTTTCATGGCCGATGCAAGCGTAGATAATTCGCCCCTATCTAACGACGATTTTAATTTTATAAAAAAATATTTAGGTAACAGGTCAAATGGTGATTTCATTACACTCAAAGATTGGATGAATGATAGTCTTAATGGTGATGAAAATGGATTGCTTCTTCAAATGGATATTGAGGGAGGAGAGTATGATGTCCTAATTTACGAGTCAGCTGAAACACTTTCTAGATTTAGCGTAATGGTTATCGAATTTCATTCTTGGCAATTAATTTTTCAGCATCATTTTCTAAAAATGATAAGCAGTATATTTGAAAAGATATTTGAAAACTTTGTCATTTGCCATGTTCATCCAAATAATTGTTGTGGAATTGCTGAATATGAAAAAATAGAAGTTCCGAGGGTTCTGGAAATCACATTTATTAGAAAAGATTTGATAGATAAATTCATCTCCTCCAAGAAAATTAATCTTCCACATACATTAGATCAGAAAAATGTAAAACAAAACGCAGATATATTTATGCCTGTAATCTGGTGGAAGAAAGATTGA
- a CDS encoding histidine phosphatase family protein — MARLFIFRHGKTEYTSPSGHDRDRRLVSRGVRNSIQMAELMQQHMPLPEVILVSPAVRTSQTADEVMGVFGPGPEVIQDDRLYLADGDTLFEVITTRAADARVAMVIGHNPGLFVLAHLLMAEDGNRASKSVSDFPTAALADLVFEPETFRDLEYDTGQMLSLLRPRELGFNT; from the coding sequence ATGGCGCGATTATTCATTTTTCGCCATGGCAAGACTGAATACACATCCCCAAGTGGTCATGATCGTGACCGCCGGCTTGTTTCACGCGGGGTACGCAACTCCATCCAGATGGCGGAACTGATGCAGCAGCATATGCCGCTCCCTGAAGTCATTCTCGTCTCTCCTGCCGTGCGGACATCCCAGACAGCCGATGAAGTGATGGGTGTTTTCGGCCCCGGGCCTGAAGTCATTCAGGATGACCGGCTATATCTTGCCGATGGCGACACGCTTTTTGAGGTGATTACCACCCGCGCCGCCGATGCCCGGGTTGCGATGGTGATCGGGCATAATCCGGGGCTTTTCGTTCTTGCCCATCTTCTGATGGCCGAAGATGGCAACAGGGCGTCCAAATCGGTGTCCGATTTTCCCACCGCCGCCCTGGCCGATCTTGTATTTGAACCCGAAACCTTCAGGGATCTTGAATACGATACCGGCCAGATGCTGTCGCTCCTGCGGCCCCGTGAACTCGGCTTCAACACCTGA
- a CDS encoding amino acid ABC transporter permease, which yields MARKKTTSSIAFVRTEAAPLLPPPASQTGALGWLHRNILASMTDFSSPVAAIKSLLMAFFTLLIGYVGITQIISLVDFAFISAVWTDPDGLKREACWTVDQGGELPSGWHGACWPFVKAKFKFLMYGPYDIDQLWRVNLTGIIGLVALAWLLIEPLPFRRYVGIFLLTVYPVLAIILLYGKLDPSSATLSILTLGGILSPTPTTLMALILIGLGLMTVARLGAMGRLDRRIEDHARKIELSGWFVIGFALIFALFAEGYGLDRIDTNDWGGLMITLVVAITGIVASLPLGILLALGRRSTMPAARIICTVFIEFWRGVPLITVLFMASVMLPLFLPEGVNFDNLLRALVGVMLFSAAYMAEVVRGGLQAIDKGQFEGSSAVGLTYWQSMRLVILPQALTHVIPGIVNTFIGLFKDTTLVSIIGLFDLLGAGQSALADAAWASPVQSHSMYLFIAAIFFVFCFGMSRYSIFMENKLSRSRRH from the coding sequence ATGGCCAGGAAAAAAACGACATCCTCCATTGCCTTTGTCCGTACCGAGGCTGCACCGCTTTTACCGCCGCCGGCATCGCAGACAGGTGCGCTCGGCTGGCTGCACAGGAATATTCTCGCCAGCATGACGGATTTCTCATCTCCGGTTGCGGCGATCAAATCTCTGCTTATGGCGTTTTTCACGCTGCTCATAGGCTATGTGGGTATCACGCAGATTATCAGTCTTGTTGACTTTGCCTTCATTTCGGCGGTGTGGACAGATCCGGACGGGCTGAAACGCGAAGCCTGCTGGACCGTGGATCAGGGCGGGGAGCTGCCCTCGGGCTGGCATGGCGCATGCTGGCCGTTCGTCAAGGCGAAGTTCAAGTTCCTGATGTACGGCCCCTACGATATCGACCAGCTCTGGCGCGTCAACCTCACAGGTATCATCGGTCTTGTTGCGCTGGCCTGGCTTCTGATCGAACCTCTGCCATTCCGCCGCTATGTTGGGATTTTCCTGCTGACGGTCTATCCGGTGCTGGCGATCATCCTGCTTTACGGCAAGCTTGATCCCTCATCCGCGACGCTCAGCATCCTGACTCTCGGCGGTATTTTGAGCCCGACCCCCACCACCCTGATGGCCCTGATCCTGATCGGGCTGGGGCTGATGACGGTGGCGCGTCTTGGCGCCATGGGCAGGCTTGATCGCCGGATTGAAGATCACGCCAGAAAGATCGAGCTTTCCGGCTGGTTCGTGATCGGTTTTGCCCTCATCTTTGCCCTTTTCGCCGAAGGCTACGGGCTTGACCGTATCGACACCAATGACTGGGGCGGGTTGATGATCACGCTGGTGGTGGCGATCACCGGTATTGTGGCCTCGCTGCCTCTCGGGATTCTTCTTGCCCTCGGGCGCCGGTCCACCATGCCGGCGGCGCGGATCATCTGTACGGTCTTTATCGAATTCTGGCGCGGTGTGCCGCTTATCACGGTGTTGTTCATGGCGTCGGTGATGTTGCCGCTGTTCCTGCCGGAAGGGGTGAATTTTGACAATCTTCTGCGGGCGCTTGTCGGGGTGATGCTGTTCTCGGCGGCCTATATGGCCGAGGTGGTGCGCGGCGGCCTTCAGGCTATCGACAAGGGGCAGTTCGAAGGCTCATCGGCGGTGGGGCTCACCTACTGGCAGTCGATGCGGCTGGTGATCCTGCCGCAGGCGCTGACCCATGTCATCCCGGGTATTGTCAACACCTTCATCGGTCTTTTCAAGGATACAACACTGGTGAGCATCATCGGTCTTTTCGATCTGCTCGGGGCAGGGCAGTCGGCGCTGGCCGATGCCGCCTGGGCCTCGCCGGTGCAGAGCCACAGCATGTATCTGTTCATTGCCGCGATTTTCTTTGTCTTCTGTTTTGGCATGTCGCGGTATTCAATCTTTATGGAAAACAAGCTTAGCCGCAGCCGCAGGCACTAG
- a CDS encoding acyl-CoA dehydrogenase, whose product MAKPVFQWDDPFLLDQQLSDEERMVRDSARRFAEDVLLPRVIEDYREEGFDRSIMLKMGEMGLLGPTIPAEYGGGGMNHICYGLAAREIERIDSGYRSAMSVQSSLVMHPINAFGTEEQKQRLLPALATGEKIGCFGLTEPDYGSDAASLITRAEEVDGGYALTGSKMWISNAPIADIAIIWAKLDGVIRGFIVERDKAGDGFTTPMIKGKLSLRASMTGSIMMDGAFVPAENILPGVEGIKGPFSCLNKARYGISWGVLGAAEFCWHAARQYTLDRKQFGRPLAANQLIQLKLANMLTEITIALQSCLRVGQMLDEGTCPVENISIVKRNSCGKALDIARMARDMHGGNGISEEYHVMRHAANLETVNTYEGTHDVHALIIGRAQTGLQAFM is encoded by the coding sequence ATGGCTAAACCTGTATTTCAGTGGGATGATCCCTTTCTTCTTGACCAGCAACTCAGCGACGAGGAGCGGATGGTGCGGGACAGCGCCCGCCGCTTCGCGGAAGATGTGCTTCTGCCGCGGGTGATCGAGGATTATCGCGAAGAGGGATTTGACCGTTCCATCATGCTGAAAATGGGTGAAATGGGCCTGCTGGGGCCAACCATTCCGGCAGAATATGGCGGCGGCGGCATGAACCATATCTGCTATGGGCTGGCTGCACGGGAAATCGAGCGAATCGACAGCGGTTACCGTTCCGCCATGAGCGTTCAGTCATCGCTTGTCATGCACCCGATCAACGCGTTCGGCACCGAAGAGCAGAAGCAACGCCTGCTGCCAGCACTTGCCACGGGTGAGAAGATCGGTTGCTTCGGCCTCACCGAACCGGATTACGGCTCAGATGCCGCATCGCTCATCACCAGGGCGGAAGAGGTTGACGGCGGATATGCGCTTACCGGCTCAAAAATGTGGATCTCCAACGCGCCGATTGCTGATATCGCGATTATCTGGGCCAAGCTTGATGGCGTGATCCGGGGGTTCATCGTTGAACGCGACAAGGCTGGTGACGGGTTCACCACCCCGATGATCAAGGGAAAACTCTCGCTGCGCGCCTCCATGACCGGTTCGATCATGATGGACGGGGCTTTTGTTCCGGCGGAAAACATTCTGCCCGGGGTCGAAGGAATCAAGGGCCCGTTCTCCTGCCTTAACAAGGCACGATACGGCATTTCATGGGGGGTCCTGGGGGCCGCTGAATTCTGCTGGCATGCCGCGCGTCAATATACGCTTGATCGCAAACAGTTCGGCCGTCCGCTTGCGGCAAACCAGCTCATCCAGCTGAAACTGGCCAATATGCTGACGGAAATCACCATTGCGTTGCAATCCTGTCTTCGTGTCGGGCAGATGCTCGATGAAGGCACCTGCCCGGTGGAAAACATTTCCATCGTCAAGCGAAATTCCTGCGGCAAGGCCCTCGATATCGCCCGCATGGCAAGGGATATGCATGGCGGCAACGGCATTTCGGAGGAATATCACGTCATGCGCCACGCCGCCAATCTTGAAACGGTGAACACCTATGAAGGTACCCATGATGTGCATGCGCTCATCATCGGCCGCGCCCAGACCGGGCTTCAGGCGTTCATGTAG
- a CDS encoding amino acid ABC transporter substrate-binding protein has product MLASNAMAGSHGDSTLAQVKAKGFVQCGVSQGLPGFSNADDSGNWTGLDVDLCRAVAAAVFGDASKVKYSPLSAKQRFTALSSGEVDILSRNTTWTMTRDTQLGLNFAGVNYYDGQGMMVPTALGATSALELDGANICTNTGTTTELNITDYFRANNMSFNLVAFEKADEVVAAYDAGRCDVYTTDRSGLAAQRGKLTNPDAHVVLPEIISKEPLGPVVRQGDDQWFNIVRWSLNAMINAEEMGITSANVNATQYNKVTPGVARLVGKEGNFGEELGLSNDWAYNIIKQVGNYGESYEKHVGENTPLKLARGVNALWTKGGIMYAPPIR; this is encoded by the coding sequence ATGCTTGCATCCAATGCCATGGCTGGCAGCCATGGTGATAGCACACTCGCACAAGTGAAGGCGAAAGGTTTCGTCCAGTGTGGGGTGAGCCAGGGTCTGCCTGGTTTCTCCAATGCGGACGATTCCGGCAACTGGACCGGTCTTGATGTTGATCTTTGCCGCGCTGTTGCTGCCGCTGTCTTCGGTGATGCCAGCAAGGTCAAGTACTCGCCGCTTTCCGCAAAGCAGCGTTTCACCGCGCTGAGCTCGGGCGAAGTCGATATCCTGTCCCGGAACACCACCTGGACCATGACACGTGACACCCAGCTGGGCCTGAACTTCGCCGGCGTTAACTACTACGACGGTCAGGGCATGATGGTTCCAACCGCTCTTGGTGCGACTTCCGCCCTTGAACTGGACGGCGCCAACATCTGCACCAACACCGGCACCACCACCGAGCTGAACATCACGGATTATTTCCGCGCCAATAACATGAGCTTCAACCTTGTTGCCTTTGAAAAGGCTGACGAAGTTGTTGCCGCTTATGATGCGGGACGCTGCGATGTCTACACCACCGACCGTTCCGGTCTTGCCGCCCAGCGTGGCAAACTGACCAACCCGGATGCCCATGTCGTTCTGCCGGAAATCATTTCCAAAGAACCTCTTGGCCCGGTTGTTCGTCAGGGTGATGATCAGTGGTTCAACATTGTGCGTTGGTCGCTCAATGCCATGATCAACGCAGAAGAAATGGGTATTACCTCTGCTAATGTTAACGCCACCCAGTACAACAAGGTAACACCTGGTGTTGCTCGTCTTGTTGGCAAGGAAGGCAACTTTGGTGAAGAACTGGGTCTGTCCAATGACTGGGCCTATAACATCATCAAGCAGGTTGGCAACTACGGCGAAAGCTATGAGAAGCACGTGGGTGAGAACACCCCGCTCAAGCTTGCCCGTGGCGTCAATGCCCTGTGGACCAAGGGCGGCATCATGTATGCCCCGCCGATTCGCTAA
- the metC gene encoding cystathionine beta-lyase, whose translation MKPHENHGIPNVPVYHTSTIMKATLDDYRQRRGKYDYGRLGTPTSDAVESSVAGLYGSDDAVAVPSGLAAITTGVLAVVKSGERVLFPDSLYGSGRRFAEVVLPQIGVEPHFYDPLADVSAIAAMITDNTSLLYIETPGSLTFEMQDTTALVALAKQHGLLTACDNTWGTPFYFNAVGHGIDVIIEAGTKYISGHSDVSIGFVASSGETARRIRQYTVNIGLCVAPDDHYLALRGMRTMALRLRQSEANGLALARWIEQQPEVTAMLHPGLESHPQHGWWKRDFTGASGLFGFVLDKDIPDAAVDVMANDLCFFGIGASWGGHESLISEGHLKRSVTSLPDGRLMRIYAGLEDTDDLLADLAAGFERMRKAR comes from the coding sequence ATGAAGCCACATGAAAACCACGGAATCCCCAATGTTCCCGTGTATCATACGTCCACTATAATGAAAGCAACACTGGACGATTACCGCCAGCGCCGCGGCAAATACGATTATGGCCGCCTCGGCACCCCCACTTCCGACGCGGTTGAGTCATCGGTTGCGGGATTATACGGCAGTGACGATGCGGTTGCGGTGCCTTCCGGGCTTGCGGCGATCACCACCGGTGTTCTGGCCGTGGTCAAGAGCGGTGAGCGCGTGCTTTTCCCTGATAGTCTTTATGGCTCGGGGCGACGTTTTGCCGAAGTCGTGCTGCCGCAGATCGGCGTCGAACCTCACTTTTATGATCCGCTTGCCGATGTCAGCGCCATTGCCGCGATGATAACCGATAATACCAGCCTGCTTTATATCGAAACCCCGGGAAGCCTTACGTTCGAGATGCAGGACACCACCGCCCTGGTGGCGCTGGCAAAGCAGCACGGGCTCCTTACCGCTTGCGACAATACCTGGGGAACACCATTTTATTTTAATGCGGTAGGTCATGGAATTGATGTGATAATTGAGGCTGGAACAAAATATATCAGTGGCCATTCCGATGTCAGTATCGGGTTTGTGGCCTCATCGGGGGAAACGGCGCGGCGCATCCGGCAATATACGGTAAATATCGGTCTTTGCGTGGCGCCTGATGATCATTATCTGGCCTTGAGGGGAATGCGGACGATGGCGCTCAGGCTCCGGCAGTCCGAAGCAAACGGGCTGGCACTGGCCAGATGGATTGAACAGCAGCCCGAAGTCACCGCGATGCTCCATCCGGGGCTTGAAAGCCACCCCCAGCATGGCTGGTGGAAACGTGATTTTACCGGCGCGAGCGGCCTTTTCGGCTTCGTGCTCGACAAGGATATTCCCGATGCGGCGGTGGATGTGATGGCCAATGATCTGTGCTTTTTTGGCATCGGCGCTTCCTGGGGCGGGCATGAAAGCCTGATCAGCGAAGGTCATCTGAAGCGTTCGGTCACGTCCCTGCCCGATGGTCGGCTGATGCGGATCTATGCGGGGCTTGAGGATACGGATGATCTGCTGGCGGATCTGGCCGCCGGATTCGAGCGGATGCGGAAAGCAAGATAG
- a CDS encoding amino acid ABC transporter permease yields MNSDKSLLLKYLYDTRTRSIIFQVLLILSLVFGFWWIVDNTAVNLQAQNKSVGFGFLTQTAGFAISDTLGTWLFDYEVGTSTYLDVYFIGIANTFLVAFLGIIFATILGFTFGIMRLSQNFVFRAFSTVYIELTRNIPLLVQLFFWYFAVLRSLPNARGKVDIIPDVIGINIVGLYLPSAIPQDGFSLTMWAFAIAVVITFFMNRWATKRQQETGRIFPAFWAGLGLLIGLPLIVFLVSGSPLVVEYPEFKETGPILKRGFQKGAGMVLVPEMLAVWLSLSLYTAAFIAEIVRAGIMAVNKGQTEASLALGLKPNPILRLVIIPQAMRVIIPPLTSQYLNLTKNSSLAIAIAYPELVSVFAGTALNQVGKEIEMIFMMMSVYLTFSILTSIFMNWFNARVKLVER; encoded by the coding sequence ATGAACTCAGATAAATCGCTTTTGCTGAAGTATCTTTACGATACACGGACCCGAAGCATTATCTTCCAAGTTCTCCTTATTCTTTCGCTTGTTTTCGGGTTCTGGTGGATCGTGGATAATACGGCCGTGAACCTGCAGGCGCAGAACAAGTCGGTGGGGTTCGGCTTCCTGACCCAGACCGCGGGCTTCGCCATTTCCGATACATTGGGCACCTGGCTTTTTGATTACGAGGTTGGCACGTCAACCTATCTGGATGTCTATTTCATCGGTATTGCCAATACATTCCTTGTGGCTTTCCTCGGGATTATTTTTGCCACCATTCTGGGCTTCACCTTTGGCATCATGCGTCTTTCGCAGAATTTTGTTTTCCGCGCCTTTTCGACGGTCTATATCGAACTCACCCGCAATATTCCTCTGCTGGTGCAGCTGTTCTTCTGGTATTTCGCGGTTCTTCGCTCCTTGCCCAACGCCCGCGGCAAGGTTGATATCATTCCCGATGTGATCGGCATCAACATTGTCGGCCTCTACCTGCCATCGGCCATTCCCCAGGATGGGTTTTCCCTCACCATGTGGGCTTTTGCCATCGCCGTGGTGATCACCTTTTTCATGAATCGCTGGGCGACGAAACGTCAGCAGGAAACCGGCCGGATCTTTCCGGCTTTCTGGGCCGGGCTTGGCCTTTTGATCGGCCTGCCGCTGATCGTGTTTCTTGTCTCCGGCAGCCCGCTGGTGGTTGAATATCCTGAATTCAAGGAAACCGGACCAATTCTCAAACGCGGTTTCCAGAAAGGTGCCGGCATGGTGCTGGTGCCTGAAATGCTGGCCGTCTGGCTTTCGCTTTCGCTTTACACCGCCGCCTTTATTGCTGAGATTGTGCGGGCCGGGATCATGGCGGTCAACAAGGGCCAGACCGAAGCGTCGCTGGCGCTGGGGCTGAAGCCGAACCCGATCCTGCGTCTGGTGATTATCCCGCAGGCGATGCGGGTGATCATTCCGCCGCTGACCTCGCAATATCTTAATTTGACCAAAAACTCATCGCTGGCCATTGCCATTGCCTATCCTGAACTTGTTTCGGTCTTTGCCGGAACCGCGCTCAACCAGGTTGGCAAGGAAATTGAGATGATCTTCATGATGATGAGCGTCTATCTGACCTTCTCCATCCTGACCTCGATTTTCATGAACTGGTTCAATGCTCGCGTCAAACTGGTGGAGAGATAG